CATACATTTCTTTTGAGGAAGTTGTCAAAGCTTGCGAAATTGCTGATGCAGAAGGCTTTATCAGCCAGCTTCCTAACAAATATCAAACTGTTTTAGGAGAATTTGGGGCAAATCTCTCTGGTGGACAGAGACAGCGATTAGCGATCGCCAGAGGTATCCTCACCAATCCACCTGTACTGGTTTTAGATGAAGCAACCGCTGGACTTGATCCAATCAGCGAATCTCATGTATTAAATCGGCTGTTGGAATACCGAAAAGGCAGAACCACAATTTTGATTACTCACCGCCCCAGTGTAATCAATCGCGCTGATTGGATCGTATTACTAGATAAAGGTCAAGTACAGCTACAAGGTACGCTGGATACTTTTCTCTCTCAGCAAGGAGAGCATTTAAAGTTTCTATCACTATAAAAGTAAGGAAATAGTTATGTATGACAATAGCAAACTCCAAAACTTAGAATTGCTCAGAGATATGTCTGAGCAAGAACAGGAAATTTTAGCTGCTGGTCAAAGCTCAAATCTAGAAAATAAGGGTAACTTATTCTTACAAAAAACTAACTTAGAAACCCAGGCAGAGAACATATTAAATCTCAAAAATGGTGATATTTCTTTACAAAAAACCAAATACACCTTATCCCAGATTACATTAGGTGCCTCCATTAAATTTGGATTACCAGATTTTAAGCTAGTTGAAAATAGTGCAAGCAGTTTTATTGGCAAATTATTAAATGGCTTAGTTTCATAAACCTTGCTTTAGCTTTTTTAGCAAAAATTACTAGTTATGGAGGCATGATTAATTCTGTCTCCATAATTTTTCATAAATACTAATATTCTCGTATTTTGCACTATTTTTAAAAACTATAGTATGGGTAATATCTAAAGTGCAGAAATCAGATTTTTAACTTGTATAGGGTATTGTCTATTTATAAAAATTGCAATAGTATACTGAAAGAAAAGTAATTTTTGAAACTATTAGTTTGGTAAAAAATATAATATTAAAAATAATATTATTTGATTAATAAATTTACATTATTTAACCTAAGTTGCAAACAGGAAACCAGTGATTTGTAGCTTAGACTAAATCAAAAGTAATAGACTATATCTATTAATATCTAACTTTAGAATAGTTCAAAATTTCAGCTAATTATTAATAATAAAAAGGTAGGTAAATAACACCTACATTAAGTAAGTGAGGTAAAGAATTTATGTCAACTCAATTCATCATGTCTGATCTGCTTGTAGAGCTATCTACAGAACAACAACAGCTTCTAGCTGGAGGACAACAATCCGAGGATGATTCTGATGAAACAGGTTCTGGCACAGAAGAATCTGTATCTACAGATAAGGGTATCGGTCGCCCACGCCGTTACAGAATTAACAGTTCCAGCCTCGTTACCGTCCGTAGAATAAGTTAAATTTTGCAATTGCCAGGGGAAGATAAGACTCATACAATTCACTCTGAAGCAACAAGTTTTAGAGCGAGTTTTGACAGTATACTCTGTTTGTCAAAGTACGAATTTAGCTGCTCAAAGCACAAATATCAAGTGCTAACTTGAGTAGTTCAATTTCTACGCCCCTGGTACTAAATGCAAATAGTTTTAAATAGTTGACGCTTATATTATTTGACGTTGAAACTCAAATTTTATAGCCGTCATTTTGCACCCATTTAGGTATGAATCCATTATGGGTGCTTGCTTATTTATAAGCATTGTTATTTTCTCAATCTAAAATAGATAAATTAATAAGCACTCGGGACAATATACTTTATCTCAAAAATGCAACAATTTAACACAATTAATAAAAATTAAATTATTTGTAATATATTTTTTACATATCAGACATAATTATAATAATATCTAACTCTAGATAGGTTAACGCCTAGTACAGACTTCTATAAATAGAAGTATAGATATTATAGGTTTATGCTCTTAGTACATATATATGTAATATCTATACAAGTAAGTGAGGCAAAGGATTATGTCAAACAAAACCATTTCATCTAATCTACTTATCGAGCTATCTATAGATGAACAACAGCTTCTAACTAGAGGCGAAAAAGGCAAGATTAATGCAATTGGTAATTTTATATATAGGGGTGCAGTTTATCCTGCTACCATTAAAATACGTTTAAAATTTACCTAAAAAGCAAATAACTAACAAGGTAAACCAACTCAGGTAATTAGCTCAATTTCAATCAAATATTGAGATGAACTTGGGTAGTTTATACCTGCAAAATTCTTAAATAAAGATATATAGAAAGGTATGTACTATCAATAGCCCTTACCTTTCTATTTTAGAATTGTTATGAATATAAGTAGTTTTGATGATGGGGCAATTTTTTTGATATTAAAGCGTTTAGCTTTAATATTACAAGTTTAATCATTAAGATATTTTCTGATCAAGAGTAGGAAGATTACCTACTTCTGAACATTAAAAAATCTATTAGAGCCAGATGAATATATCAATCAAATATAATTGATTGATTAATAAAATGGGAAGCGATCGCAACATAAAAGTTTAAAACTCTATGGTAATCATTGTTAAAATAGATACTAAACTCACCGTTAAACAAAGATTAGAAATTTATTTTTTTTATTTATTACTTTTGGATAGTTTAATTATAAAAAACAGAGCTATAAATAAGAATATAGGTATTAGATACCTATGTAAGTAAGTGAGGCAATTCATTATGACAGTTCAAATCATAGAATCTGACTTATTGGTGGATTTATCCACAGATCAGCAACAACTGTTGTCTGGTGGACAGTTTTTTCCACGACGACCACAAAATAATCCCGATATTATAGTCACGGGTAATCTTACCACTTCTCAAGGCGATCAATTTCCTATTCGAATTTTAGGTTTTAGGCTCGATCAGTAATCCTTATCTAGCCAATTCACTAGGTTAAACATTCATGGGGTGAGAAGACTCATATAAGCCGCTCAAAATAAATCTGATTTTGAACGAGTTTAAGCAGTCTCAAATGTTCTCTAAAGATATTAAAACAATTGCTAGAGGCAAGAAAAGTATATACTAGAAATAGCTATATCTTTTCTAATCACCCCCTTTATTAAATTTGGCAAAAAAGTTTAATTCAAATAAGAATACTAGGTAAAACATTACCTAATCCAAAAGCAATATTTTAAGCTTTTTTATTTCTAACTTTAGGGTAATTTAATCTCTAAAAAATATGTTTAGAAATAAAAGTATAGGTGTTATGCCTTATATATCTTATACAGATGTGTGTAACACCTATTAGTAAATGGAGGTAATGAATTATGTCTGATTCAATTAAGACATCTGATTTGTTTGTAGAGTTATCTACTGAAGACCAGCAGCTCTTAGCTGGTGGACGACGTGACTACGATGATGATTACGACGACTACGACCACGATCACGATCACGATCATGGCAGAGGTAAAAGATGTTATACACGATGCAAGCGTGTCTGTGAATACTAAGTTGTGAAACCACGCAAGCTTAGTAGTTTCGTAGTTGGAACTTTGCCAATAAGAGGAGAAAAAAACTGACATAATTTGCTTAATATTAATTAAACTTTGCAAGAATATGAGCAGTCTATTCTCTTCTCTTCAGGCATATAATCAACAAACTCAAAACAAAAAGATAGTTGCTATTAATAGCAACTATCTTTGTACAATGTAAAAATTATTATTCTTTAATGAATTAATTACATTAAACATCAAACTACATACTTATCTGAATTTATCTTAAATTAACAATAAAATTTTTTAAAGTTTAAAGTGATATTTAATATAAAAAGTTAAAAATGTCTGACTTTATTTAAATAACTTTAATTAGTCCGAGCTTTGTATTTAATAAAGCTTTTATTTTATTTACAGTTACTAAGCTTAGTCTATTTCAATAGTAATAAGTTTATTACTTTTATTTCTAACTTTAGGATAATTTAATCTTTGTAAAATCTGTATAGAAATAAAAAGAAAAGTATTACACACATTTATTTTTTGCAAATATGTGTGTAACACGTCTATACAAAATTGAGGTAACCAATTATGTCAAATCAAGACAACCATTCTGATTTACTTGTAGAATTATCAGCCAAAGAACAGGAGCTACAAGCTGGCGGCTATGGCGGTTGTTACCCCTATGGCGGCTACGGCGATGGTTTCTATGGTGGTGGCTACGGCCGTGGTTTTTATGGTGGTGGCTACGGCCGTGGTTTCTATGGTGGTGGCTACGGTCGCGGCTTTTATGGTCCTGGCTTCTACTAAGTTTATAAAGTCTATTGGCTCAGTAATTAGCTAGGTCAAAGGTTACAATTACTGGGGAGAGAAAAGATTTATATAACTCGCTTTAGATAAATCAAACAAGCTTTCTGAGAGTTTAAGTAGTCTTTTCTTTCCTCGCAACCTAATACCAAATTAAGTGAGCATGCATAATTATAAATATTAAAGAAAGCGATCGCTAAAATTAAAAAACAAAAAAATTTAACATTATCCAATTAATATGGGTGAAATTTTTTGCTGGCTATCCTAAAAATCATGAATCTATTCTCCAATAAACTTTTCATGAGCTAAAAGGAATAAAATTAGTATTTTTATTTCTAACTTTAGGATAATTTAATCTTTGTAAAATATATTTAGAAATAAAAATATAGGTATTACACAAATATTTTTTGTACATATGTGTGTAATACCTCTTTAAAAAAGTGAGGTAAATAATTATGGCAAATCAAGAGAATCAATCTGATTTACTTGTGGAATTACCCAACGAAGAACAGCAACTTCTATCTGGAGGCCGCTGGGGCGGCGGCTGGAGACGAGGCCACTGGGGCGGCGGCTGGAGACGAGGCCACTGGGGCGGCGGCTGGAGACGAGGCGGCTGGTAAGCTAATCGGCAAAGTCCACTAACAGATGAATCAGCATAACTCGATTGATATAAATCAGTTTTGAGAAAATTTAGTACACTCTTGTTTATTTTCTCAAAGCATTCAATCGACAGGCTAGAGATGAGAAAGGTAGGTGCTAAGAATAACGCCTGCCTTTTTCTTTTTGTCTTACCAAATTCAAGATAGTTACTTAGTGTAAATTACGCCTCCAATTTTGCCGAGTTTATTACTATCGATCGCTCCGAAATCCAGTCTTGTAAAATCGGATTTACTAACTCAGGAGCTTCATCTTGAGGACAATGCCCCACCCCTTCCAAAGGAATAAACTTTAGTACTTGGGGGAAGTTGCCTAATTCTCTCCCCAATTCAATTGGTTCCCAGGGATCAGCCGTTCCCCACAAAATAATTGCAGGGCAGGGCAATTGTGGTAAAAGGTCTTCAGGTAGAGGCCCTGTAGAATAACTAGTAAAAGCCAGAAATACGGCTACAGCACCTGGATCACTTGCGGGCGCAGTCAGAATATCTACTAACTCATCTGTCACCACCTCAGCATTCGCATAAGCTTGCAGCAAAATCTTCCGCACTGTTTTTGGTTTAGCAACTTGATTGAAAAAGAACTGGCCGAGCGGTTTAATAGATAGCAGGCGTTGTAACACAGGCGCTCCGACACGACGAGTCCAAGGTAAAGTTGCACGTTTGCGATCGTGTAATAGTCGGAGTGAACAATTAAGCAAGGCAACTCCTAAAGCAATATCCGGGTTGCTTACCGCTGCTTGCATGACGACAATACAGCCAATAGAATTTCCCACTAAAAAAGCTGGTTCACCAACCACTTCCCGGCAAAAATCTGCTACTTGCTGTCCCCAAGTTTCCAATGTGTAGTGCATTTGTTCACCTGGTTGAGGTTTCGCTGAAGCCCCAAAACCAATCAAATCTATAGTATAAACACGGCAATTTTCTGCTAATGCAGGGATATTTTTCCGCCAGTGCCACCAAGAAGCCCCAAAACCATGCACTAAAACAACAGCCGGCCCAGTATCTCCTTCGGCTTGATAGCAGATAGGATAATCTTGCCAAATCCAGGTTTTTGTGGGGGTAAGTGTTGTTTTTGAACTAGAGTTTGTCATGGTAAATTTTGTAAATATAATCTTATGAACATAAAGTAAAGACACCCAAGAAACAGTATACAAGTTAATTCATAGGGACTATTTTGTGCTTTTTACAACTTAAAAATACAGTATTAATACTGAGAAGACAAAAAAATATTATTAAGGCTATATAACGGCTTATATGAGTTTGTCAGGGCAAACTACTCAAGCCTGTTTCCAAAACTGTTAGCTCAAAGCCAGTTCAATCGGCGTGCTAGACGCTTGGAGGGAATGCTGGAAGAATTAAGACGTTTCTGGGTTCTTGAGTTGGGGGCAATCTTTGAGCGCACCTTACTGTTATATACAAAACAAGTGTCAGTAGTTGGCTACAAACGTGACAAACGCCTTCATTGATTTTACTGGAAGTGCTGATTATGGTTGGTGTGCTAGTCGGAAAATGAATTACTTTAGCTACAAATTGGTACTCATCAGTACCCTCAACGGTATACCCCTAGTTTACTCCTTATACCATTTCATTTTAAAAATGATACAAATACTTTGGTAGGGACACGGCATTGCCGTGTCCCTACGAGAAATTTATTATCAAGATTTTCGTGAATTAGTATTAGTGCCAGCTAGTACTGATGAACGTCTAGCGGCAGAATCTGTTTTAGAATGCGTTCGTGGCTGTCGCATCTTGGTCGATAAAGGATTTATTGGCGGCGAATGGCGAAAAGGTATTTCCCAAACCACAGGCAATCAAATTTTCACTCCCAAACGAGCCAACCAACTTCAACCACAGCCAAAAGCTTTTGAGGGTTTATTAAATAGCCTACGCGAGCGTGTTGAAGGTGTATTTAACGAGGTACAAAATCCCTACTCCCCACTCCCTGCCTCTTCTCCTAGCCTATTTCTTCTAAGTAGCGAGAAATAGCATTATCAAGGTGTGGCATTAATTCACCTCGACTGCTACCGAGAACGCTGTAAGCTGGGCGAGGAGCGATGAAACCCAATTCTTGCGTAGGCAGAGAAATTAAACTACTGGCACTTACGCCAGCCTTTTTAGCTGCTAACAGTGCCAAATCAGACCATGCGACAGCACCCTTGTTAGCCAAATGCCACAAACCGTTCTCACCATCAATCAGCAAATCAAGGCTGGCATGAACAAGATCAGGTACATAAGTTGGCGAGACGATCGCATCTTTGGCAGCAACGAAAGTATTACCAGCAGATAATTGCCGCAGGGCGATTGTGACGAAGTTGTATTCATCCCAAGGGCCAAAAAATGCACTGGTGCGAATCACTAACGATGTGGGATAAGCCTGCAATACCAGCTTTTCTGCTAAAACTTTACTACACCCATATACATTGAGAGGCCCAACCGTATCACTTTCCACATAAGGATTAGACTCAGCACCGTCAAATACTAAATCTGATGAGAAAGTTAACAGCGCCACATGATGTTGAGCGCAAGCAGCAGCTAAAATCGCTGGGCCTTCAGCATTGACTTGCAGGCAAATATGGGGTTCGCGTTCTGCATCGTCCACCCGCACATAGCCCGCAGCGTTTACAACTGCCCACGGTTTCAACTGGGTAAGCACTGCATTCACAGAGGCGGGATTAGTAATGTCCATCTCTTGGCGTGTTAGCAGGTGATATGTGATCCCGCGTATTTCACACAAGCGAGCAAAAGCCTTCCCTAAAGTTCCTGTGGCTCCGATGATCGCCAAGGGACGCGGGGAGGTAGGAGTAGAAGCGCGATTAATCACAGAGGTTTCCCCGATCACTGCACTGCAACTTAGTGCAGGGTATAACAGGCGCTCTTGCCGATGCCACCAGCCAGGGGTCTCAAGTAGCGGATGATCTGGTTTATGCCCATTTGCTAAATCCTGCACCATTTTTGCGATCGCTGTTGGTCGAGGATGTGGCGACCGCAAATCAAACACGCCTGACTCGTAGTAGCCGTGAGATTTTGTGACTAAACTATTCCAATCGTAGCTACCAAGGAGCGCCCAAGCAGTGACAGCGCGGATATCCACCCCCTCACCTTGTAATTCCTGTGCGGCATTCCACACTTCATATAACCAGCGTAGTTGTTCCTCGCGGGTGCAGCTGATATGAGCTTCCGTAACCGCAAGTGGCAGATTATAGCGTTCCCATGTTTCTTTGAGTAAAGTTCGCGGCCCTGCCAAACCCTCAGCACAAACTCTCACCGCTTCTACATCTGCATACTTGTCTCGTCCATTACCTCCATGCGTCCCAACTGGATAGTTTTCTAGATTTTCATCCAAAAAGCGTTCGCTTGTCAGGTAATGATTAATACCGATGATGTCAGGTGGACAAGTATTTTGCAAAAATCCCTCAAGTTCAGCACCACTAATACCGCAGTCTTGAAGGTAACCCCACATTGGATGAGTTGGGCTGATTCGACCGCACAATAAATCAAAACTCAACCAGCGGCGCTCGTTTTCAAATTCTGCTTGATATGCCAGCTTTGATGTACTGTAAATCTTCCCTAAATCTTCAGTTTGCACTAGTTGAGCATTAGGGTTGACTTGGCGGATTGCTTGCATCGAAAGGGCGATCGCTCGACACTCTCCCAACAAAGCACGAGCAAAAGTTAAATCATCCCGACCGTGAGGATACCAGTGACCGTACATCCCACTGAATCGCGCTGTTGTCAGTGGTTCATTTACTGGTGTGTAATGCGTTACCCAAGGATAGCGTTCGGCAACCGCACGGGCAAATACCGCTAGTTTTTCGGGAAATTCTGGATCTACCAAGCTGGTATCACGCGGGCCACTACCATGATGCACTAATCCCACAATCGGACGAATGCCGAGTTCGCGCAACCGTTCCAGTCGCTCATCTGCCCACAACCAGTCAGCATTCTCCAAACCATTGGGCGCTATCTTCTCCCAAAGGATGGGATAGCGAATCGCATCTATACCTAGTTGGGCAAATAAGTCTAGGTCATCCAAGCGTGTTGCATGACCATTGCGTTCTAACTGGTCAAAATACTCTTCACCCACACGATTAACCGTACACTCTACACCAGCCCAA
This region of Nostoc sp. UHCC 0302 genomic DNA includes:
- a CDS encoding family 1 glycosylhydrolase, whose translation is MAFAFNSTLNTPKSKLPLEVWAGVECTVNRVGEEYFDQLERNGHATRLDDLDLFAQLGIDAIRYPILWEKIAPNGLENADWLWADERLERLRELGIRPIVGLVHHGSGPRDTSLVDPEFPEKLAVFARAVAERYPWVTHYTPVNEPLTTARFSGMYGHWYPHGRDDLTFARALLGECRAIALSMQAIRQVNPNAQLVQTEDLGKIYSTSKLAYQAEFENERRWLSFDLLCGRISPTHPMWGYLQDCGISGAELEGFLQNTCPPDIIGINHYLTSERFLDENLENYPVGTHGGNGRDKYADVEAVRVCAEGLAGPRTLLKETWERYNLPLAVTEAHISCTREEQLRWLYEVWNAAQELQGEGVDIRAVTAWALLGSYDWNSLVTKSHGYYESGVFDLRSPHPRPTAIAKMVQDLANGHKPDHPLLETPGWWHRQERLLYPALSCSAVIGETSVINRASTPTSPRPLAIIGATGTLGKAFARLCEIRGITYHLLTRQEMDITNPASVNAVLTQLKPWAVVNAAGYVRVDDAEREPHICLQVNAEGPAILAAACAQHHVALLTFSSDLVFDGAESNPYVESDTVGPLNVYGCSKVLAEKLVLQAYPTSLVIRTSAFFGPWDEYNFVTIALRQLSAGNTFVAAKDAIVSPTYVPDLVHASLDLLIDGENGLWHLANKGAVAWSDLALLAAKKAGVSASSLISLPTQELGFIAPRPAYSVLGSSRGELMPHLDNAISRYLEEIG
- a CDS encoding alpha/beta fold hydrolase; this encodes MTNSSSKTTLTPTKTWIWQDYPICYQAEGDTGPAVVLVHGFGASWWHWRKNIPALAENCRVYTIDLIGFGASAKPQPGEQMHYTLETWGQQVADFCREVVGEPAFLVGNSIGCIVVMQAAVSNPDIALGVALLNCSLRLLHDRKRATLPWTRRVGAPVLQRLLSIKPLGQFFFNQVAKPKTVRKILLQAYANAEVVTDELVDILTAPASDPGAVAVFLAFTSYSTGPLPEDLLPQLPCPAIILWGTADPWEPIELGRELGNFPQVLKFIPLEGVGHCPQDEAPELVNPILQDWISERSIVINSAKLEA